The following proteins are encoded in a genomic region of Sesamum indicum cultivar Zhongzhi No. 13 linkage group LG8, S_indicum_v1.0, whole genome shotgun sequence:
- the LOC105167491 gene encoding uncharacterized protein LOC105167491, translating to MDMMRSSGEASKERLSSRRVGRFLKEQKGRLYILRRCVLMLLCWQD from the coding sequence ATGGACATGATGAGATCATCAGGAGAAGCATCAAAGGAAAGACTATCAAGCAGAAGAGTGGGCAGGTTTCTCAAGGAACAGAAAGGAAGGCTCTACATACTGCGAAGATGTGTGCTCATGCTTCTTTGCTGGCAAGACTGA